A genomic stretch from Dissulfurispira thermophila includes:
- a CDS encoding HD family phosphohydrolase, giving the protein MKDMKNGIQKSSSKGLQKVFGTNSFWSKLKEYSERHREDIYKIAVLMALGLVSALIIRVGVGVDRFLGSFLIAVAILFIFYKDIRRYKPAYLRNYKMLLLLGLLVAGTLILGRAYEYLLSGLHRGLAFPAGNAFIYGIPIPIGAMLIKLIFDFHTSIIFSFAISLLSGIWLNDPLYTIYVFIGSLTAAFGVARCKKRSALIKGGMYVSIVNVLTTGIILLLKGSLFSQMSPSAFLFAALSGIMVSATVSLILPAIEYIFGITTDISLVELLDLDQPLMRNLMITAPGTYHHSVIVGNLAEAAAEAVGANPLLARVTAYYHDIGKMKMPEYFVENQTTTVSKHEKLAPHMSSMILISHVKEGVELAKQYKLPSLITDIIQQHHGTSLITYFYQKAMEQAADISQEKYRYPGPKPQTRVAAIVMMADAVEAASRALTDPTPARISALVDRIINNIFLDGQIDECELTLKDISEIKKKFTYILTSIFHRRIEYPELDIKGLSHKTEKTILTATAGS; this is encoded by the coding sequence ATGAAAGATATGAAAAACGGGATACAGAAGAGCAGTAGTAAAGGTCTCCAAAAAGTTTTTGGGACAAATAGTTTCTGGAGTAAACTCAAGGAGTACTCAGAAAGGCATAGAGAAGATATATATAAGATTGCTGTCCTGATGGCACTTGGCCTTGTTTCTGCCTTAATAATTCGAGTAGGTGTTGGTGTAGATCGATTTTTAGGCAGTTTTTTAATAGCAGTAGCAATCTTATTCATCTTTTATAAAGATATAAGACGATATAAGCCTGCTTACCTAAGAAACTATAAGATGCTGCTCCTGTTAGGACTTCTTGTGGCAGGGACACTTATACTTGGAAGGGCATATGAATATCTCCTCTCAGGGCTTCACAGGGGACTTGCCTTTCCTGCTGGTAATGCCTTTATTTATGGCATACCCATTCCTATAGGAGCTATGCTTATAAAACTCATATTTGATTTTCATACATCCATAATATTCTCATTTGCTATAAGTCTATTATCTGGAATATGGCTAAATGATCCACTTTATACGATTTATGTCTTTATAGGAAGTTTAACTGCTGCATTTGGGGTAGCAAGATGTAAAAAAAGGTCTGCCCTTATAAAAGGTGGTATGTATGTAAGCATCGTAAATGTTTTAACTACCGGTATTATACTGCTTCTTAAAGGGAGCCTTTTTTCTCAAATGTCACCTTCTGCTTTTTTATTTGCTGCATTGTCAGGAATTATGGTCTCTGCAACTGTATCCTTGATATTGCCTGCTATAGAATATATCTTTGGAATAACAACTGATATAAGCCTTGTAGAATTACTTGACCTTGATCAGCCATTAATGCGCAATCTTATGATAACTGCGCCCGGAACTTATCATCATAGCGTTATTGTAGGAAATCTTGCAGAGGCAGCAGCAGAAGCAGTGGGAGCAAACCCCCTGCTTGCGAGAGTGACAGCATATTATCACGATATTGGCAAGATGAAGATGCCAGAGTATTTTGTAGAAAATCAGACAACTACAGTGAGCAAACATGAAAAATTGGCACCGCATATGAGCAGCATGATACTTATTTCTCATGTAAAAGAAGGTGTTGAACTGGCTAAACAGTATAAATTGCCAAGTTTAATTACAGACATCATACAACAGCATCATGGCACAAGCCTTATAACATATTTTTATCAGAAGGCTATGGAGCAAGCTGCTGACATATCTCAAGAAAAATATCGATACCCCGGCCCAAAACCACAGACAAGAGTAGCTGCTATTGTTATGATGGCAGACGCAGTAGAAGCAGCCTCCCGTGCACTTACAGACCCCACACCTGCAAGGATTTCAGCACTTGTTGATAGGATAATAAACAATATCTTTCTCGATGGACAGATAGATGAGTGTGAGCTCACACTGAAAGATATATCAGAAATCAAGAAGAAATTTACATATATTCTGACCAGCATCTTCCATAGGAGAATAGAATATCCTGAACTCGATATAAAGGGCTTATCGCATAAGACAGAGAAAACAATCCTGACGGCAACAGCCGGTAGCTAA
- the hepT gene encoding type VII toxin-antitoxin system HepT family RNase toxin, with protein sequence MAKQRFEYSSKFETANDCIKKLRNLSRQVPTYAEYIKSWLIKDATERNLHKTIEAIIDIGKMIVADKGLKAPESNREAFYILAENDLFPVEYLNLMDKMIGMRNVIVHGYDKVEDNIVYGVLKKNIKDINKITAYLRKISL encoded by the coding sequence ATGGCAAAGCAGAGGTTTGAGTATTCTTCAAAATTCGAGACAGCGAACGACTGCATCAAAAAGCTTAGAAACCTAAGTAGGCAGGTTCCTACATATGCAGAATATATTAAATCATGGCTTATAAAAGATGCTACGGAAAGAAATCTCCATAAGACGATAGAAGCAATTATAGATATCGGAAAGATGATAGTAGCAGACAAAGGACTTAAAGCTCCGGAAAGCAATAGAGAGGCATTTTATATATTAGCTGAGAACGATTTATTCCCGGTCGAATATCTCAATTTGATGGATAAGATGATAGGGATGAGAAATGTTATTGTCCATGGATACGATAAGGTTGAGGATAATATTGTTTACGGCGTTTTAAAAAAGAATATAAAAGATATCAACAAAATAACAGCCTACCTTAGGAAGATATCTTTATGA
- the ybeY gene encoding rRNA maturation RNase YbeY, whose product MFNFDEFNKASRLKKRLSAFSLQAFDSRWMMLLGDIVINIPQAKRQEKEHGFAFYEEVAWLLIHGLLHLLGYDHEKNKYQAKKMREMEKELLRELE is encoded by the coding sequence CTGTTCAATTTTGATGAGTTCAATAAGGCATCAAGGCTCAAAAAAAGGCTTTCAGCTTTCAGTCTTCAAGCCTTTGACTCTCGATGGATGATGCTGCTTGGTGATATTGTTATTAACATTCCACAGGCAAAAAGACAGGAAAAGGAGCATGGATTTGCCTTTTATGAAGAAGTTGCATGGCTTTTGATTCACGGACTTCTTCATCTTCTTGGATATGACCACGAAAAAAATAAATACCAAGCAAAGAAGATGAGGGAGATGGAAAAAGAGTTGCTCAGGGAGTTAGAGTGA
- a CDS encoding response regulator produces the protein MDTLAELKKITQNCTVMCVEDDDSVLSLLHEALSGLFKHVITAKNGQDGIDKFHKNKIDLLITDNIMPVMNGIDMIKEIKKTEPKLPIILITAHTDTDILMEAINIGVTQFIAKPFTINILFNAIETAIQRIIVEKQKMLYQETELLKYKESYNILQQKLALKKQHNIIKNDLYYKKLLIYNDTKASEWLINIRYEPHDILSGDFYSIRKIAKDKIIIYLSDAMGKGLNAFISNAVITSFLNFSIDKALKKNDFDKERFFNDFFYFSKQYLSEDEALCAVLLFIDFEKNSLEIANFSMPPILIETEKRELLKISSNNPPIMRFAERFKKDIYNIESLEKMLICSDGIYNEKYCDYIENDFINAAFKNQFFKRFTERTITPDDDITFIFIKKIQYIPKWTKTYSIKSRLEDVQSIITEIEVFLMEMGMDAVFIAECITAVSEMTMNAYEHGSLNITYQQKNRLIKEGKYEEYLLDLEKQIDKKIAITIELFENYNSLFICFKITDEGHGFDTSIIKETMQDINLLHYRGIKIVKGIVDEIYYNNSGNEVILLKECSER, from the coding sequence ATGGATACACTTGCAGAATTAAAAAAGATAACACAAAATTGCACAGTTATGTGTGTCGAAGATGATGATTCTGTGCTTTCATTGCTCCATGAAGCACTTTCTGGACTTTTTAAACATGTTATCACAGCAAAAAATGGACAGGATGGAATAGATAAGTTTCACAAAAACAAAATAGACCTCCTGATTACAGACAATATCATGCCAGTAATGAACGGCATAGATATGATTAAGGAAATAAAAAAAACAGAGCCTAAACTACCTATAATCTTGATAACAGCCCACACTGATACCGACATCTTAATGGAAGCTATAAATATTGGTGTAACGCAATTTATTGCAAAACCTTTTACCATTAATATCCTTTTCAATGCTATAGAGACAGCAATTCAAAGAATAATAGTTGAAAAGCAAAAAATGCTTTATCAAGAAACCGAACTATTGAAATACAAAGAGAGCTACAATATACTGCAGCAAAAACTTGCTCTTAAAAAGCAACACAACATAATAAAAAACGATCTCTATTATAAAAAACTCTTGATTTATAATGATACAAAAGCAAGCGAATGGCTCATAAATATACGCTATGAACCGCACGATATCCTCTCTGGCGACTTTTATAGTATAAGAAAAATAGCTAAAGATAAAATCATTATATATCTATCAGATGCCATGGGTAAGGGATTAAATGCATTTATATCAAATGCTGTCATAACATCGTTTCTGAATTTTTCGATTGATAAGGCGCTAAAAAAAAATGACTTTGATAAAGAGAGATTTTTCAATGATTTTTTCTATTTTTCAAAACAATATCTATCAGAAGATGAGGCATTATGTGCTGTATTACTCTTTATAGACTTTGAAAAAAATAGTCTTGAAATAGCTAATTTTTCAATGCCGCCTATTCTCATTGAAACAGAAAAGAGAGAATTGCTAAAGATTAGCAGTAACAATCCACCTATTATGCGATTTGCCGAAAGATTTAAAAAAGATATTTATAATATCGAATCACTTGAGAAAATGCTCATCTGTAGCGATGGTATATATAATGAAAAATACTGTGACTATATAGAAAATGATTTTATAAATGCAGCGTTTAAAAATCAATTTTTTAAAAGATTCACCGAACGGACTATCACACCTGATGATGATATAACCTTTATCTTTATAAAAAAAATACAATACATCCCAAAATGGACAAAGACATACTCGATTAAAAGCAGACTTGAAGATGTACAATCTATAATCACAGAAATTGAAGTATTTCTGATGGAGATGGGCATGGACGCTGTGTTTATTGCAGAATGTATAACCGCTGTTTCAGAAATGACAATGAACGCATATGAACACGGCAGTCTAAATATCACATACCAACAAAAAAATAGACTTATAAAGGAAGGAAAATACGAGGAATATCTGCTTGATTTAGAAAAACAAATTGACAAAAAAATAGCGATTACAATAGAATTATTTGAAAATTATAATAGCTTATTTATATGCTTCAAAATAACCGATGAGGGACATGGGTTCGATACATCAATAATAAAAGAAACCATGCAAGACATTAATCTATTACACTACAGAGGTATAAAAATCGTTAAAGGCATTGTTGATGAAATTTATTACAATAACTCAGGCAACGAAGTCATCCTATTAAAGGAATGCAGCGAGAGATAG
- a CDS encoding HDOD domain-containing protein: MIQHEDIKRAEVIARDIGIPPQPDIVMSILQEINKNTPDLKKISDLIMKDASTVARLLKVANSPFFSRAKVDSVFHAIQILGIKNFYNIVLMCSLEDIINNSGLQLSNLWKHSYLTAMIAGYIAKKYKLCSEEHAYMAGLFHDCGIMLMMKKWHDYNQIVEYTLYLNPQYPAYEKFELITAYETSKYTSNHCVLGYTMAKSWKLPDIVINCLLHHHHHDISIHKKVDDRIICSLLHISELISMSFDYSSEKFFYIYSRWLEVYKNSLSELGLSESSISPLITEVSRFFA; this comes from the coding sequence ATGATACAACATGAAGACATAAAAAGAGCTGAAGTAATAGCTCGTGATATTGGCATACCACCACAGCCTGATATTGTTATGAGTATCCTTCAAGAGATAAATAAGAATACCCCTGATTTAAAAAAAATATCTGACTTGATAATGAAAGATGCCTCTACTGTAGCAAGACTATTGAAAGTAGCAAATTCACCCTTTTTTTCAAGAGCAAAGGTAGATTCTGTCTTTCATGCCATCCAAATACTCGGTATTAAAAACTTCTATAATATTGTCTTGATGTGTAGCCTTGAGGATATTATAAACAACTCAGGACTACAGCTTAGTAATCTCTGGAAACACTCTTATCTAACAGCAATGATAGCAGGTTATATAGCAAAAAAATATAAATTATGTTCAGAAGAGCATGCTTATATGGCAGGTCTATTTCATGACTGCGGCATTATGCTGATGATGAAGAAATGGCATGACTACAATCAAATAGTTGAATATACTTTATACCTGAATCCACAATATCCGGCATATGAGAAATTCGAACTAATAACAGCCTATGAAACCAGTAAATACACCTCAAATCACTGCGTACTCGGCTATACTATGGCTAAATCATGGAAACTGCCTGATATTGTAATCAACTGTTTACTCCATCACCATCATCATGATATTTCTATCCACAAAAAAGTTGATGATAGAATAATATGCTCACTACTTCACATATCAGAGTTAATATCCATGTCATTTGATTATTCGTCTGAAAAATTTTTCTATATCTATTCAAGATGGTTAGAAGTTTATAAAAATTCTCTAAGTGAACTCGGATTATCCGAAAGCAGTATAAGTCCTCTCATTACAGAAGTCTCAAGATTTTTTGCTTAA
- the ybeY gene encoding rRNA maturation RNase YbeY, with translation MEITIKNNQRLMRVNQRRVKQILKRSLQYLKDSGKLDSLFVAHYLLLEISVFFVNDRKMRELNLQYREKDKTTDVLSFPQIAFSNKRQASGIKVQSSKLKKRLSAFSLQAFDSRRMMLLGDIVINIPQAKRQAKEHGFTFYEEVAWLLIHGLLHLLGYDHEKNKYQAKKMREMEKQLLSCFKS, from the coding sequence ATGGAAATAACAATAAAAAACAATCAAAGATTGATGAGGGTAAACCAGCGGAGAGTAAAACAGATACTGAAAAGGTCTCTCCAATACCTGAAGGATAGCGGCAAGTTAGACTCATTATTTGTTGCTCATTATCTATTGCTGGAGATAAGCGTATTCTTTGTAAATGACAGGAAGATGAGAGAATTGAATTTGCAATATCGTGAAAAAGATAAAACTACAGATGTGCTTTCGTTCCCGCAAATTGCATTCAGCAATAAGCGTCAGGCGTCAGGCATCAAGGTTCAAAGCTCAAAGCTCAAAAAAAGGCTTTCAGCTTTCAGTCTTCAAGCCTTTGACTCTCGACGGATGATGCTGCTTGGTGATATTGTTATTAACATTCCACAGGCAAAAAGACAGGCAAAGGAGCATGGATTTACCTTTTATGAAGAAGTTGCATGGCTTTTGATTCACGGACTTCTTCATCTTCTTGGATATGACCACGAAAAAAATAAATACCAAGCAAAGAAGATGAGGGAGATGGAAAAACAACTACTATCTTGTTTTAAATCTTGA
- a CDS encoding nucleotidyltransferase domain-containing protein, giving the protein MPDKVDIFRHMKDNLSSAEIPAEIVAVYLYGSALEGRLRGDSDIDIAILPSPNVAEDDVLRLISIMEDIVTKKAKEIGLNNKVSVFNLKGRLVSVLLQYSVISNGSLIYELQQLRPYRRAFENYVKSEYFDFIPYYRELTEIRHGKAEV; this is encoded by the coding sequence ATGCCTGATAAGGTAGATATTTTTCGACATATGAAGGACAATCTTAGCAGCGCAGAGATTCCTGCAGAGATAGTTGCAGTGTATCTCTATGGTTCGGCACTGGAAGGTAGATTGAGAGGTGATAGCGATATTGACATTGCCATACTGCCTTCACCGAATGTTGCCGAAGATGATGTTTTAAGGTTAATTTCGATAATGGAGGATATTGTTACCAAAAAGGCAAAAGAGATCGGCTTGAACAACAAAGTAAGCGTATTTAATCTCAAGGGCAGGCTCGTATCGGTCTTGCTTCAATATTCGGTTATCTCAAATGGCAGTCTTATATACGAACTGCAACAGTTAAGGCCGTACAGGAGAGCATTTGAAAATTATGTAAAAAGCGAATATTTTGATTTTATTCCGTATTATCGGGAGTTAACAGAGATAAGACATGGCAAAGCAGAGGTTTGA
- a CDS encoding methyl-accepting chemotaxis protein, whose product MKKLFDMVLSIGIKKKVLIGYIFMSLLIFAIISFIAINAFHIKSRYEFLNTISKDIQIITQLKSDINGIRASFLRMAIAKDPDTWQRQEDVMHFYSDQSDENLSKLKYGRYKDKIAEMEKTWKPFKETIFNELIPLVKSGNVARAMEILGTTQAERSKEFMAIANEIIETAKNEFSENTSNINREIKNTIILVVVFVITSFSIAFAFSFWFINKYVVGDLIRIEQAAEKFSDGDLTVIISPESKDEFGIISDKLNESLTQFNNMIKSILKVSNNVVSAVEILKRMAENASDGTKIQFQQASLISDSADKMIKTIVNISNNSSKAQESTESGMNTAEKGKEIADKAIETVETVNHMTTELSSVIKNLTSHVEAISEIATVIKDIADQTNLLALNAAIEAARAGEQGRGFAVVADEVRKLAEKTIKATVEIENKITSIKQESEKTTISMSQTFNAVNIATDYIRNVGNSLHEIVNAIKTAYKEVLSITEAVHEHSAGSLDVSVNIEKTLSVSKNMEKMTSELMNEIYSLLSIANDLKAMSSRFKTR is encoded by the coding sequence ATGAAAAAACTTTTCGATATGGTTTTAAGCATAGGAATTAAAAAGAAAGTATTAATAGGTTACATTTTTATGAGTTTACTCATATTTGCCATCATTAGTTTTATTGCTATAAATGCATTTCATATCAAATCCAGATATGAGTTTCTGAATACTATAAGTAAAGACATACAAATCATTACACAGCTTAAATCTGATATAAATGGCATAAGGGCTTCATTTCTGAGAATGGCTATAGCAAAAGACCCAGATACATGGCAAAGACAAGAAGATGTAATGCATTTCTACTCAGACCAGAGTGATGAAAATCTTTCAAAATTAAAATATGGACGATATAAAGATAAAATCGCTGAAATGGAAAAGACATGGAAGCCCTTTAAAGAAACTATATTTAATGAGCTCATTCCACTTGTTAAATCAGGGAATGTTGCCAGGGCAATGGAAATACTTGGAACAACACAGGCAGAAAGGTCTAAAGAATTCATGGCTATAGCCAATGAAATTATAGAAACTGCAAAAAATGAATTCTCAGAAAATACAAGCAATATAAACAGAGAAATAAAAAACACTATTATTTTAGTGGTAGTCTTTGTTATAACGAGTTTTTCTATTGCCTTTGCTTTTTCTTTCTGGTTTATAAATAAATATGTAGTTGGTGATCTAATCAGAATAGAACAGGCAGCAGAGAAATTCTCAGATGGCGATCTAACAGTTATAATTAGCCCTGAAAGTAAAGATGAATTTGGCATCATTTCTGACAAACTCAACGAAAGTTTGACCCAATTTAACAACATGATAAAAAGCATTTTAAAAGTATCGAACAATGTTGTATCTGCTGTTGAAATATTAAAAAGAATGGCTGAAAATGCAAGCGATGGAACAAAAATACAATTTCAGCAAGCATCTCTAATATCCGACTCTGCTGATAAAATGATAAAAACCATAGTAAATATCTCGAATAATTCATCAAAGGCACAGGAAAGCACTGAATCAGGAATGAATACAGCAGAGAAAGGCAAAGAAATTGCAGATAAAGCCATAGAAACAGTAGAAACAGTAAACCACATGACAACAGAGCTATCATCTGTGATCAAAAATTTAACAAGTCATGTTGAGGCTATAAGTGAAATAGCTACAGTAATTAAAGATATAGCAGACCAGACAAACCTTTTGGCACTGAATGCAGCTATTGAGGCGGCAAGGGCTGGAGAACAAGGAAGGGGATTTGCAGTAGTAGCAGATGAAGTAAGAAAACTTGCAGAGAAAACCATTAAAGCAACAGTAGAAATCGAAAATAAAATCACTTCAATCAAACAAGAATCGGAAAAAACAACCATATCAATGTCTCAAACCTTTAATGCTGTTAATATAGCTACAGATTATATAAGAAATGTTGGAAACAGCCTTCACGAAATTGTAAATGCTATTAAAACCGCATATAAAGAGGTTTTAAGCATAACAGAAGCAGTGCATGAGCATTCAGCAGGCTCACTTGATGTATCTGTAAATATAGAAAAAACACTTTCTGTCTCAAAAAATATGGAAAAAATGACTTCTGAATTAATGAACGAAATTTATTCATTGCTTTCTATAGCAAACGATTTAAAAGCAATGAGTTCAAGATTTAAAACAAGATAG